The Sinomicrobium kalidii region TCGACTGCGCTCCTGACAGTATTAAATCAGGTAGCCGGACAAACCGGACTCACGTTTTTTATATGCTTTAGTCTTTTACTGTTACTGCTTCCTCTTTTTCTTTTTTGCCTTCGGGGAGCAGCACATCCACCTCCACCTGGTTTCGTACCAGGTCTTCAAAGCTTTCCCTTTTTCTTATGATATGGGCCTCGCCATTATACCACAATACCTCGGCAGGCCTGTAACGCGAATTGTAATTGCTCGCCATGGTAAAGCAATACGCCCCCGCATTTTTAAAACACAGGATGTCGCCTTCCGTGATCTGTGCGATCCTGCGGTTATTGGCAAAGGTATCTGTTTCGCAGATATAGCCCACTACCGAATAAAAACGGTCCCTGCCGTCGGGATTGGAGATATTGACGATCTCGTGACGTGCCCCGTAGAACATGGGCCGGATCAAATGATTGAACCCGGTATCCACTCCGGCAAAAACCGTGGAGGTCGTCTGTTTTACCACGTTGACCCTCGCCAGGAAATATCCGGCTTCACTCACAAGGAACTTGCCCGGTTCAAAAGCCAGGGTAAGGTCTTTACCGTATTCCTTGCAGAAATCATTAAACCTTTTGGTGAGTTTTTTGCCCAATTCTTCCACATTGGTCTCAATGTCCCCTTCCTTATAAGGCACCTTGAAACCACTTCCGAAATCGATAAAATCGAGGTCCTTGAATTGTTTGGCGGTTTCAAACAATATTTCCGAAGCATGGAGGAACACTTCAATATCCAGAATATCACTCCCGGTATGCATGTGAATACCGTTGATGCGCATATTGGTATTTTCCACAATGCGCAAAAGATGCGGTATCTGGTGTACACTTATACCAAATTTCGAATCGATATGACCGACGGAAATATTGGTATTCCCCCCTGCCATGACATGGGGGTTAACGCGGATACATACAGGCACATCGGCATGTTTGGTGCCAAACTGCTCCAGGATGGAAAGGTTGTCTATATTGATCTGTACGCCCAGCGCGGCCACTTCTTCTATTTCTTCGAGAGAAACGCCATTGGGGGTAAATATGATATCTTCCGGTTTAAATCCGGCCAGTAATCCCAGCCGCACCTCCTGTAGGGAAACCGTGTCCAGTCCGCTTCCCAGGCGGTTCAGTAATTTTAATACGGAAATGTTGGAAAGCGCCTTGACCGCATAATTCAGTTTCAGGTTTTTCACCTTACTGAAAGCCCCGGTCAGCCGTTGATACTGCGATATGATCTTCTCCGCATCATACACGTAAACCGGGTTTCCAACTTCCCTGGCTATTTGCAATAAGTCCTGATTGTTCATATCCTAAATTATAGTGTTAGTGTTCGATTTCCACTGTTTAAGCCCACAAATATAAGCTATTAGGTCCATTCCCCGGAAAAAAACCTGATCAACACATAAAAAACGAACATTTTGTTTTAAAAATCACATTTCAACTACCCGAAACCGTCGGCCGCAAAAAACATTTTATCATCAAGTATATTTGCGACTGAAGATCAATATTTTACTTGTCAAAAAGCAAAATACAGCAATTTTCCGGTCAATTCAAAAAAATAAGTTTAAGCTGGTGTAATTATGCCAGGTTTGCTATTTTTGTCACTCATTTAATTGAAACCTTTGTTATGAATTTACACGAATATCAGGGAAAAGAAATACTGGCCAGTTTCGGCGTGAGGGTACAACGTGGTATTGTTGCCCACAACCCGCAGGAAGCTGTTACTGCTGCCAAGCAACTCACTCAGGAAACAGGGACCGGATGGCATGTTATCAAGGCCCAGGTACACGCAGGAGGCCGCGGTAAAGGCGGCGGTGTAAAACTGGCCAAAGACCTGAAACAGGTAGAGGACCTTGCAGAACAAATCATAGGTATGAACCTGGTAACCCCCCAGACTACCGCAGAGGGTAAAAAGGTACACCAGGTACTGGTAGCTGAAGATGTGTATTACCCGGGAGACAGTGAAACATCCGAATTCTATATGTCAGTACTTCTGAATCGTGCCAAAGGAAAGAACATGATCATGTACTCTACCGAAGGCGGTATGGACATTGAGGAAGTGGCCGAAAAGACCCCGCACCTCATCTTTACCGAGGAAGTGGACCCGTCTGTGGGGCTGCTGCCCTTCCAGGCCAGGAGAATAGCCTTCAACCTCGGGCTCAGCGGTAATGCCTTCAAGGAAATGGTAAAATTCGCAAGCGCACTCTACACAGCCTACACCAAGGCCGATGCTTCCCTGTTTGAAATCAACCCGGTATTAAAAACTTCCGATAACAAGATCATGGCAGTAGATGCCAAGGTTTCGCTGGACGATAACGCATTGTTCCGCCATAAGGATTATGCAGAAATGCGTGACCTCCGTGAAGAAAACCCCATTGAGGTGGAAGCCAAGGCCGTAGGGCTCAATTATGTTGACCTCGACGGTAATGTGGGTTGTATGGTAAACGGTGCCGGACTGGCCATGGCCACCATGGACCTTATCAAACAAGCCGGCGGCGAACCTGCAAACTTCCTCGACGTAGGGGGAACTGCCGATGCCAAACGTGTGGAAACCGCTTTCCGTATTATCCTTAAAGACCCGAACGTAAAAGCCATCCTCATCAATATTTTCGGTGGTATTGTTCGTTGCGACCGTGTGGCTCAGGGTATTGTAGACGCATACAAGAACATGGGAGACGCCATACAGGTACCCATCATCGTTCGCCTTCAGGGTACGAACGCGGAAATTGCCAAGGAACTTATCGACAATTCCGGACTTGCGGTGCACTCGGCCGTACAGTTCCAGGAAGCTGCGGACAAGGTAAAAGAGGTTTTGAGCTAAGTCTTTTCAGGACCGCATCAAAATAAATCATAAAATCAGGGCTCCCGGGAAAATAATTTCCGGGAGTTTTTGTTTTATATATACAACCTATTGCAATCCCGATCCATGAACACCCAAAAAGAAAAGCTGAGCCTGCTGGCCGATATGATCGCCCTGGCCCGGACCGACGGAAAGGTCAAAGACATAGAATACCGTTTTCTGCGCACCGTTGCCGAACAACTGGGCATCGAAAAAACGACCCTCGACAGCCTCTTCACCAGAAAAGTGGAACAGGTTCAGCTAAAACCCGAATCCGAACGTATCCTGCAATTCCACCGTCTCGTGTTATTAATGAATGCAGACCAGTCCTCCTCTCCCGAAGAAACCGAAAAAATCAAGGACCTGGGCATTCGCATGGGACTCAATCCCCTCGCCACAAACAAGGTGCTG contains the following coding sequences:
- a CDS encoding TerB family tellurite resistance protein; this translates as MNTQKEKLSLLADMIALARTDGKVKDIEYRFLRTVAEQLGIEKTTLDSLFTRKVEQVQLKPESERILQFHRLVLLMNADQSSSPEETEKIKDLGIRMGLNPLATNKVLEIMHQYPNKVVPPDVLIRIFKTYYN
- the sucC gene encoding ADP-forming succinate--CoA ligase subunit beta, whose product is MNLHEYQGKEILASFGVRVQRGIVAHNPQEAVTAAKQLTQETGTGWHVIKAQVHAGGRGKGGGVKLAKDLKQVEDLAEQIIGMNLVTPQTTAEGKKVHQVLVAEDVYYPGDSETSEFYMSVLLNRAKGKNMIMYSTEGGMDIEEVAEKTPHLIFTEEVDPSVGLLPFQARRIAFNLGLSGNAFKEMVKFASALYTAYTKADASLFEINPVLKTSDNKIMAVDAKVSLDDNALFRHKDYAEMRDLREENPIEVEAKAVGLNYVDLDGNVGCMVNGAGLAMATMDLIKQAGGEPANFLDVGGTADAKRVETAFRIILKDPNVKAILINIFGGIVRCDRVAQGIVDAYKNMGDAIQVPIIVRLQGTNAEIAKELIDNSGLAVHSAVQFQEAADKVKEVLS
- the lysA gene encoding diaminopimelate decarboxylase codes for the protein MNNQDLLQIAREVGNPVYVYDAEKIISQYQRLTGAFSKVKNLKLNYAVKALSNISVLKLLNRLGSGLDTVSLQEVRLGLLAGFKPEDIIFTPNGVSLEEIEEVAALGVQINIDNLSILEQFGTKHADVPVCIRVNPHVMAGGNTNISVGHIDSKFGISVHQIPHLLRIVENTNMRINGIHMHTGSDILDIEVFLHASEILFETAKQFKDLDFIDFGSGFKVPYKEGDIETNVEELGKKLTKRFNDFCKEYGKDLTLAFEPGKFLVSEAGYFLARVNVVKQTTSTVFAGVDTGFNHLIRPMFYGARHEIVNISNPDGRDRFYSVVGYICETDTFANNRRIAQITEGDILCFKNAGAYCFTMASNYNSRYRPAEVLWYNGEAHIIRKRESFEDLVRNQVEVDVLLPEGKKEKEEAVTVKD